DNA sequence from the Euwallacea fornicatus isolate EFF26 chromosome 2, ASM4011564v1, whole genome shotgun sequence genome:
AGTCTCTCCTGTTCGTACCCGTCAATCCCTAATCCTAGTCTCTCTATGGCTTTTTCCCCCAATCGCCCGTTCACTTCCTGGTATTGTTTGGATCTCTTAACTCCAACTTCAGGATCGAAGGGCCATTCCACCGATTTGTGCAGAACAGGATGTCCGACTAAGTTGAATTGGACCAATTCCTTTATTAGTCCTAAAGGGTCGGCTTTCAAGGTGTTAAGCGTTGTAGTGAGGACTAGAAGACATAActaagaaaataatgaaatattatagCAATGTGGTATGTACATCTCTGTCATTAAGGCGGTTGAAAACTACAGAAGGAATTATTTCCATTACTGGAATAATATATTATGCGGGTAGTACTAGACATGGCACTTTCCTCACGAGTAACATTGATTAATGTGCATATTCTAATGATATGCGACAGCCATCTAAACCATATACGCTTAGGTCGTTTTGCTACTCGATGGGATGTTGCATTCGCAGAAAAACCCAATGGAATATTCGTTTTCCTATATCTTTCACAACGTGGCTGGGGGCGACAAATCGCATAGCCATATAGAATTTCCTACAGAGGGATATCCATAGGATGTCCTTAactgaaaatatatatattctttTAAGGATACCCTATGAtctattgaataaaaattatttttgtattttagtgAGTACTTAAGTATGTATTATGGAATAAATATGTTTCATCTAAAATATATGGTGATTTAGGGAGCGAACTAGTAGGTATGTATGTGGTGTTCTAATTTCGATATTTGTATAGATTTGTATGTTCCAAAAACAATGGTAAAAAAGAGTTTTCCGTAATAAAGGGTAAAAAATAGAGCAATTAAGCTAAATTTGCCTTGTGCAAAAGTTTCTTGTTTTCATTCAGCAAATACTTGGTAAATATCAGAGAAAAATGAATGGAGCACTAGTTATTAATCAATTAcgcacattttcaaaaaaaaaaactaaaattgaataatacaTGTTCTActcttaattttattatctgtctacaatttttactattattggtttatcaataaaaatctaatatctcgtgaaataaatttgatctaattaagaaaaactaCGAGTAGAATAATATATGACTGAATACAGATTAGATATAACTTTCCTTTATCTCCTACAAGCAGCCTCACAATATTAAACACTCATTTGTGACATTGTCTTACTAATTTTGTGTGTTGTTCAGTGTATTTTACATGGAATGGTAAGCAAGCAATAACGCCCTTTATCAAATATTCAAGTCATTTATCTGAAGGAAGATGGAATTGTAATTGGACGAATAGCCTCGCCCCAAAATGAATGGTGTATTATCATTTAGTATAGTGTGATATTTCATTAGAGTGAAGTTTGTCGTTCATATTTGGTTATTCAATAATTACATTTCTCAGTCCCACCCTTGTTATTGTTATATATTACTTAGAGCGTGCCCAGAGAAACTAGtagataatatatatatatataatctttGAATATCTTTACCACGGGAATTAATTTCACGGAAAACAAACTGTTTTTAAGATAATAATTCGTtaatgattgcatgatgtatTAAAAAAGGTTGTCGATCTTAAAAGTGGTCCTGGAcagatttaattttgaaacgaaATCTGAACATAGGATTATGCTTGATTTACTggaattattggaagataTTGATTTCTTGGGCAACAACAGCATCTTGTTAGTGAAAAACCGTCCAATTCTCCATGCAAAAGAGAGCTGTGCAATTACTTGACTCATGGTAATGTTTTAATGGACGTTCTACTCTGCAGCCCTTTAATAGCAGTGAAGTTCTATGCCAGGAAATTATAGGAGTGTAGAGAAACCATTCTGGACCACAAAgggattattttaattggtagTAAAAgcttcagaaaaaaatttcaatgagaACTTCAGTAAATGCATTGAGATAATTGGTAAACAGTAGCAATCCGTTCAGTGTGCCCGTAAATGTAGCATTTACGCTCTTTGAAAACCTCGCAGAGGCAGGAAGTGATAATTTGGGGTATATTCATAGGAACGTGTTACACTATGCCTTATCAAGGCGCAACTTCTAGATGATTAGAAAGAAGAGACAAGAAAACGTATCCAGGTCTAAACCAAAATATCCTTTTGCTGAAACagttaataaacttaaaagAATAACGATTGGTTTTGAATTTCCTAACacctaaaatttttgttaacggTTTTTATTGACgcgtttattttaatttacaaaaagcttgaaacttcaaagaaatttttgtaaccTTTTCTATGGCCAACTTTACAAGCGTTTGTCTACAACTTTCCATTgatattgaatatgtattttaatttttcagatcTGTTTACCTAAGCCTGATTAAGATCAATTTAATTAGGCATCAGttatttagtaaaattatAATCATTTGCAAGTAAAATGTCTGGTTAAGCAACTAAAGTTGATTTCTCCAATTTCCCAAATTCAAGATCAATTATATTAACAGATTAAGAAAAGGTTAATATCAAGGCCATTTTAAGAATGAGATGCGCAATCTGGCgcctaataaatatttaagcaaacaccattcaaaatattgaaaatcgattattcattattttcgcTGTCATTACCGTCGCATGATGTAGATCCATTCAAATTACTATTTCTCGTAATTCCaaatgaacttaaaaatttatgcACATCAAACTTACCATAGACGATACCAAAGTCTTCATGGTTCCGATAAATGGGTTATAGAACAAAGAAGTTGAATTTATAGCAAAAACTTAATCTACTATTAATAGTACCGCACCGGTGTCTTTACAGAAAGCGAAAGTAGTTGTAAAGCGTATATAAAACGTGAGCGACCATGAATTTTACCGTTCTCAAATGGGTAGCTTGACCAATTGGGAAATATATGGAAAATGATGTTTCATAAAGGATAATCGGTTTTAAATGATGACGAGACGTGACAAAATTCGTATGtccatttgaaattattttagcgagtaacaatttttatgaatcgCAAAATTTATTACGTAACGGATTGTCGATATGATGAATAAATATGGATACATACATGCGAAATGTGTGAGCACACTTAAAACTAGCTAATGAttgcattaatatttaaatgttcaGGCTTAATGAGTACGATCGTTGTTTCATAAGGTTATggttttttcaattaacaaatcgttaaaaaaattgtagtgGCAATTGCATAGACtaatatgcaaattaaaaGCACCATCTAGCGACGACCCTTTCATTTAAGCAAACATTTCAATCAAGCTAGTTCTGGTTAGTCGTTACAAAAGTTGTTGGTCAATATCGGTTGACAACAACTTCAGATATCAGCATCCCACAAAGTTTGACAGACTTCAGAGTGATAAAGAGTTTCGTGAAATAACTACCGAtttcgattaaaattttttagaaaccTTGCAggatttatagttttttatattgaataatttataagAACTTGGCGCAGTAAACTATTGCCAATTACAATATATAGTTGTAACAATAGATAGCTAGCAactaattatattatatacagggtgtcctcgaattacgtggccaaaataataccgcagattgtttgagtgaaaataagtcgatttaactaaacttccctcagtccaaaaggtggtaattatggagctacagggtgttaaagttgaaaaaaaaaatcacattttctttaatatctttcgatttctttgagttaatttcacgaaatttcatatttgagggtgttttaggatacgaaattcaaatttattaacgatttagttgtttcttctagggggcgccacaagcgaccattaggacacatttaaatctctgtaactttttcgtgccacggtgtatattattttggtatttaaaaacctttttccctaccttttatacttagaaaaggtatactttattgacgtcgctagaagcaacggttttggagaaaaatgcatctaagcctgatgatgcatgcaaattaccttaaaattattttccgttaaaaaaaattaagtttttcaaaaataattattagtaaaggtataacaataagttttcaaaatcagatattattttgactattacaacggcaaagtccataaactaacagcatatccaccatttcagaataagtgaatttattggccatacttatggatatttacaggaacaagaagcgaaactgacaagaaaaactgacatttgagaaacaaattcaagtgttaaaatgtcaattaaaaacatagccaactgagttatttacttaaaagcgccaacgcaaatatgcagcgcattagaattatgcgtttttctccaaaaccgttgcttctagcgacgtcaataaagtataccttttctaagtataaaaggtagggaaaaaggtttttaaataccaaaataatatacaccgtggcacgaaaaagttacagagatttaaatgtgtcctaatggtcgcttgtggcgccccctagaagaaacaactaaatcgttaataaatttgaatttcgtatcctaaaacaccctcaaatatgaaatttcgtgaaattaactcaaagaaatcgaaagatattaaagaaaatgtgatttttttttcaactttaacaccctgtagctccataattatcaactttaggactgagggaagtttagttaaatcgacttattttcgctCAAACAATCTAAGGTAAAGGtaaaggtattattttggccacgtaattcgaggacaccctgtatatcttgAGACGTGACTTCTTCCGTTTTCACTTCCGTAGATAAGAACCCActtcgcaaaaaaaataaaaaatgtaaaaatatatgcTGCTTTCAGTTCTTTTagatggttttttttaaatcgaaagaACTCGCAACATCGTGCTTGGTATTTGTTTTGCTAAATGGCAAAAAGTTTCCTTTGTGAATGTTGTGGTTTGAGAGTTTGTTTTCTACGCCTTtgatatttattcaaatctggattcggaaaattgaaattttcagcgTTTTAAGAGAATCATTACCCATATATTCATTGACGTCAACACGttaaccatttttaaaataagttgTGGTGTAGGATAAATGCACTGCAACATTTTCGAACTTTTAGAAAAGGTTGatatcattattattcattttatcttACTGTTAATCTCGATTT
Encoded proteins:
- the LOC136350148 gene encoding uncharacterized protein, which encodes MKTLVSSMLCLLVLTTTLNTLKADPLGLIKELVQFNLVGHPVLHKSVEWPFDPEVGVKRSKQYQEVNGRLGEKAIERLGLGIDGYEQERLANQIARDQGHLNGLDYLTP